A stretch of the Tolypothrix sp. NIES-4075 genome encodes the following:
- a CDS encoding helix-turn-helix domain-containing protein: MSGYQEKAVTLFNEPQQEQLKEIGAYLGQVRQEKSIRVEEIAAKTLIRQTFLEALEEGRFEDLPEPIYVQGFIRRYGDILGLDGTSLARSFAINFFLFDSQNDSSNVEKKPNLYIPLAVPYILLLAAASFGLFYILNPRRPTQPVSQKQNSSIVAKQKTAPIPKVAKATILPSPIASTPKNTASPNSETNSTVEVTLELQDKSWLQVKEDGKTTFEGNLEKGERKTWTAKKQLTIRSGNAGAVLVTANKKEPKILGNIGTIKEVTFTPEVKSQ, from the coding sequence ATGAGTGGATATCAAGAGAAGGCTGTGACACTTTTCAATGAGCCTCAACAAGAGCAACTCAAGGAAATAGGTGCATATTTAGGGCAAGTTCGACAAGAAAAATCCATACGTGTAGAAGAAATAGCTGCTAAAACTTTGATTCGACAAACTTTTTTAGAAGCTTTAGAAGAAGGGCGATTTGAAGATTTGCCCGAACCTATTTATGTGCAAGGATTTATTCGTCGCTATGGAGATATTTTAGGGTTAGATGGTACTTCTTTAGCACGCTCTTTTGCGATTAATTTTTTCCTTTTTGATTCGCAAAATGATAGTAGTAATGTAGAGAAAAAACCAAATCTATACATACCTCTGGCAGTACCATATATCCTCTTATTAGCAGCTGCTTCTTTTGGATTGTTTTATATACTCAATCCGCGTCGTCCAACTCAGCCAGTTAGTCAGAAACAAAACTCCTCAATTGTAGCCAAACAAAAAACAGCACCTATCCCGAAAGTAGCCAAAGCAACAATATTACCTTCACCGATCGCATCTACACCAAAGAATACAGCATCTCCAAATAGTGAGACAAATTCAACAGTTGAAGTAACCTTGGAACTTCAAGACAAATCATGGTTACAAGTAAAAGAGGATGGTAAGACTACATTTGAGGGAAATTTAGAAAAGGGAGAGCGAAAAACCTGGACAGCAAAAAAACAGTTAACTATACGCTCTGGTAATGCAGGTGCTGTATTAGTAACTGCGAATAAAAAGGAACCGAAAATTTTAGGAAATATTGGCACTATCAAAGAAGTTACTTTTACCCCAGAAGTCAAGAGTCAATAG
- a CDS encoding alpha/beta hydrolase yields MRRKKRKLIIQVLFKLLFWLGVVAAIAYCTICLYLYFQQPRFIFFPSSVIAKTPESFGLPYEEVWLPVPAKFGKVEHIHGWWIKANQLNPKVLLYLHGNGINIGANVAHAKRFHQLGFSVLLIDYRGYGRSEGSFPNEMRVYQDAATAWNYLVQQRQIPQKEIYIYGHSLGGAIAIDLAVKHPDAAGLIVENSFTSIQQLVTARNMFSVFPVNLILTQRFESIKKVPRLKMPVLFIHGTADSTIPPLESENLYAAAPAPKKLILVPGAEHNNTADVAGLQYLRWVQSFVEKVQALK; encoded by the coding sequence ATGAGAAGAAAAAAACGGAAACTTATAATACAAGTGTTATTCAAATTACTATTTTGGCTGGGAGTAGTTGCGGCGATCGCCTACTGTACTATTTGCTTATATCTTTATTTTCAGCAACCTCGGTTCATTTTCTTTCCTTCTTCTGTTATCGCAAAGACACCAGAATCTTTTGGGCTTCCTTACGAGGAAGTTTGGCTACCCGTACCAGCCAAATTTGGTAAGGTGGAACATATCCACGGTTGGTGGATAAAAGCAAACCAACTCAACCCTAAGGTGTTGCTGTATTTGCACGGTAATGGTATCAATATTGGAGCCAATGTAGCTCATGCTAAACGGTTTCATCAACTAGGATTTTCGGTCTTGCTAATTGATTATCGCGGTTATGGTCGCAGCGAAGGCAGTTTTCCTAACGAAATGCGGGTTTATCAAGATGCTGCTACAGCTTGGAATTACTTGGTGCAGCAGCGACAGATTCCCCAAAAAGAAATTTATATCTATGGGCATTCTCTAGGAGGAGCAATAGCCATTGATTTGGCAGTTAAACACCCAGACGCTGCCGGTTTGATTGTGGAAAACTCTTTTACCTCGATTCAGCAGTTAGTAACTGCCAGGAACATGTTTTCGGTGTTTCCCGTCAATTTAATTCTGACACAGCGGTTTGAATCGATTAAAAAAGTACCACGCTTGAAAATGCCAGTTTTATTCATTCACGGCACAGCCGATTCAACTATACCGCCTTTAGAAAGTGAAAATCTGTATGCTGCTGCACCAGCACCAAAAAAACTGATTTTGGTTCCCGGTGCAGAACATAACAACACAGCAGATGTTGCCGGCTTGCAATATCTGCGATGGGTGCAGTCTTTTGTCGAAAAAGTGCAAGCTCTTAAATAA